From the Tautonia rosea genome, one window contains:
- a CDS encoding choice-of-anchor L domain-containing protein, whose protein sequence is MSNCTPRFRPRKPSAPARHRFRSAIERLEERVILSLTVTPTQDANTLIQTILGADVTARNVVLVSNGTLGSTSTGPSTGTFSGGTDAANNVGIASGIILSSGAAKKAEGPNSSAGISTPFGTAGDADLAAAIPNTYQDASSLQFEFTAVGSRLQVEYVVASEEYEEYINYADAFAFLLQDLTAGGGFRNVALLPGGTTPVSIGTVNQNQNTSFYRSNNFGSASNTIDTQYDGMTTVLTAGATLTPGHDYRFKFVIADKGDTSMDSSVFIKANSFTTSATLPSVVVDTPYSQQLSSTNVPMANSFMVTSGTLPAGLTLDPLTGLLTGTPTIAGASTFAVEIRNPTGASDVIFYSLTVRPPEADLQLSITDGQTETTNGAQVSYTMIVNNAGPSPADRVLVGGDFSPSLTGVTWTAVATAGISLPAASGSGNIVQEIPLIPSGGLITYTVTGTVATGAAGTVESRGSTNFLTTSTSRDPDTSNNSATDSTTIVPSADLLVTKTDGQTTASVGETLTYTVIVANPGPSNVTGARVTDTFPADLGNVSWIAAFGGGATGTTSGTGNINQAVNLPSGGSVTYTVTGTVSQTAVVGSTLVNTASVALPAGVVDPNPSNNSDTDSNTITRVSDLRITQTDHLTVVTAGTAVTYTIALLNDGPADITGATVTDTFPTDLSGLTIKGIIGSAGASWALTTGPLGGQTLSDTVTIPGGGAIYYLVSGTLDPSATGTLSNTATVAAPMGTTDPDLSNNSATETSTIQAVADLEITTSATSLVVTPGDPVLYQFTVSNTGPSNAPGSTVNHAIPSDFLNANWTAVFSGGGMGTTSGSGNIMESIDLPAGASVTYTVGADVDPGATSPVTITGNVAAATGVTDPVASNNDLIVAGTVDPHVDLAVLKSIPAPPVAGSTVTYVMQVVNFGPSTATDARFQDIFPTELSGMTWTAVVAGGASVANASGSGDIDELVTVPPGGSVTYTATGTLANDATGISNSALIQPGLGFTELNASNNLDTVTVPAIRIGDLAVQITDGKTTAVPGEQNTYTVSLTNTGPSDVTGASLVMPFPISFTGVTWLLTSMTGGATGTPNGSGALLSTVDLPVGSTLTYTVVGTIAPSATGVLELSASLRSVGAGEVPDPDLSNNRADDLTTLTPQAELIVTNTHNQATVVPGVVDGLSYTITVSNTGPSNAPDTRIVDRLPVDLGGITWTAIYTGGASGPASGTGLIDELIDLPSGATVTYIAVGTVNPAARGSLANTVTAIADTSVTDPDLGNNSATDSVDLTPQVELAVTKTDGQVSAVPGTMVSYTIVVSNTGPSSTVNGRLVDLLPADLQNPGYTVISGGTGAARVTSPGSGTGHIDELFLLNPGGTLTFTVTGLLAASARGTLSNTATVSAALDETETDPSNNSATDTSSITPAVDLSVTKSAAAGPIRVGESLTYTVIVSNAGPSDATNILLQDMLPPGMVFVSASEGSASESGGVVSINLGSMASGDSTTITLLVRPTAAGSTTNTVVVSGTEQDTDPTNDSASVDVTVLCSRIGADYDGDGAEDLALYSYDPVAGRGRFDILLSTGGSRVVMLGGEGDIPVVGDFDGDRIADPAVFRPNVDLNGDGSPDAAGWSILQSSTNQTREVLFGAPSGIDLPAPADYDGDGITDIATFRPTATALDLANFDPEGDGIGAQWFLLQSTAGATRIEFGAPNFADLPAPADYDGDGEADIATFRPSSDLTPGAAEWFIRPSSKPMAGYRVAFGAPGGADLAVPLDYDGDCLADIATYRPQSDLVFGAAEWFISRPAQAIVLGSAGELAAPGDYDGDGLADLTVFDRASSRWQIRPSSGGAIREETFGPSSMTVVASSVVPVLAPLPTRLLASGTDVGRFTTAAQRANRLEVLDLALAGLAETDRRTG, encoded by the coding sequence ATGTCAAATTGCACCCCTCGATTTCGACCCCGCAAGCCATCCGCACCGGCTCGTCATCGGTTCCGATCGGCTATCGAACGGCTCGAAGAGCGCGTCATCCTGTCCTTGACGGTCACGCCGACGCAGGACGCCAACACCCTGATCCAGACGATCCTTGGCGCCGACGTCACGGCGAGGAACGTGGTGCTGGTCAGCAACGGGACCCTGGGCTCCACTTCGACAGGCCCCTCCACCGGGACGTTCTCGGGCGGGACCGACGCGGCGAACAACGTCGGCATCGCCTCGGGGATCATCCTCAGCTCCGGCGCCGCGAAGAAGGCCGAGGGCCCGAACAGCTCCGCGGGAATATCGACTCCGTTCGGTACGGCTGGAGATGCCGACCTGGCCGCGGCGATCCCAAACACGTATCAGGACGCCTCCAGCCTCCAGTTCGAGTTCACTGCCGTGGGTAGCCGGCTCCAGGTGGAATACGTCGTCGCCTCGGAGGAGTACGAGGAATACATCAACTACGCGGACGCATTTGCATTCCTCCTGCAGGACCTGACCGCTGGGGGCGGCTTCAGAAATGTCGCCCTGCTGCCGGGCGGTACGACTCCCGTCTCGATCGGCACCGTCAACCAGAACCAGAACACCAGCTTCTATCGATCGAATAATTTCGGTTCGGCCAGCAATACGATCGACACCCAGTACGACGGCATGACGACCGTCCTGACGGCCGGTGCTACTCTCACCCCGGGGCACGACTACCGCTTCAAGTTCGTCATTGCTGACAAGGGCGACACCTCGATGGACTCCTCGGTGTTCATCAAGGCGAATAGCTTTACGACCTCGGCGACCCTGCCCAGCGTGGTGGTGGATACGCCCTACAGCCAGCAGCTCTCCTCGACCAACGTGCCGATGGCCAACAGCTTCATGGTTACCAGCGGCACGTTGCCTGCCGGCCTGACGCTGGACCCGCTGACCGGGCTGCTCACCGGCACGCCCACCATCGCGGGGGCCTCCACCTTCGCCGTCGAGATCCGGAACCCGACGGGAGCCTCGGACGTCATCTTCTACAGCCTGACGGTCCGCCCCCCCGAAGCCGACCTCCAGCTCAGCATCACGGACGGCCAGACGGAGACCACCAACGGCGCCCAGGTTTCCTATACGATGATCGTCAATAATGCCGGACCCAGCCCGGCAGATCGGGTCCTCGTGGGCGGTGACTTCTCCCCATCCTTAACCGGAGTGACCTGGACCGCAGTCGCGACGGCCGGGATCTCCTTACCGGCCGCGAGCGGTTCCGGCAACATCGTCCAGGAGATTCCTCTCATCCCCAGCGGGGGCCTGATCACCTACACCGTTACCGGCACGGTGGCCACCGGTGCGGCCGGCACGGTGGAGAGCAGGGGCAGCACGAACTTCCTGACCACCAGCACTTCCCGAGACCCGGACACGTCGAACAACTCCGCTACCGACTCCACCACGATCGTCCCCAGCGCAGACCTCCTGGTCACCAAGACTGACGGCCAGACGACGGCCTCGGTCGGCGAGACACTGACCTACACCGTCATCGTCGCCAACCCCGGGCCGAGCAACGTCACCGGGGCCCGGGTCACCGACACCTTTCCCGCCGATCTGGGGAACGTCTCGTGGATAGCCGCCTTCGGAGGCGGGGCCACCGGCACGACCTCGGGGACCGGCAACATCAACCAGGCGGTCAACCTCCCCAGCGGGGGGAGCGTCACCTACACCGTCACGGGAACGGTCAGCCAGACGGCCGTCGTGGGTAGCACCCTCGTCAATACCGCGAGCGTCGCGCTCCCCGCCGGCGTGGTCGACCCCAACCCCTCGAACAACAGCGACACCGACTCCAATACCATCACCCGGGTCAGCGACCTCCGGATCACCCAGACGGACCACCTGACCGTGGTGACCGCCGGCACCGCCGTTACCTACACGATTGCCCTGCTCAACGACGGCCCAGCCGACATCACCGGGGCGACGGTGACCGATACCTTCCCGACGGACCTCTCCGGGCTGACAATCAAAGGCATCATCGGCTCGGCCGGGGCTAGCTGGGCCCTGACGACCGGCCCGCTCGGCGGGCAGACGCTGTCGGACACGGTCACGATCCCCGGCGGCGGCGCCATCTACTACCTCGTCAGCGGGACGCTCGACCCCTCGGCCACGGGCACCCTGAGCAACACGGCCACCGTCGCCGCCCCGATGGGCACGACCGACCCGGACCTCTCCAACAACTCGGCCACCGAAACCTCGACGATCCAGGCTGTTGCGGACCTGGAGATAACGACCTCGGCCACCTCGCTGGTCGTTACCCCCGGCGACCCGGTGCTCTACCAGTTCACCGTCAGCAACACCGGGCCGAGTAACGCTCCCGGCTCGACCGTGAATCATGCGATCCCCTCGGACTTCCTGAACGCGAACTGGACGGCCGTGTTCAGCGGCGGGGGCATGGGGACGACCAGCGGGTCCGGGAACATCATGGAGTCGATCGACCTGCCCGCCGGAGCGAGCGTGACCTACACTGTCGGTGCCGACGTAGACCCGGGGGCGACCTCGCCGGTGACGATCACCGGCAACGTGGCCGCCGCGACCGGCGTGACCGATCCGGTGGCGTCGAACAACGACCTGATCGTCGCGGGCACCGTCGACCCACACGTCGACCTGGCGGTCTTGAAGTCGATCCCCGCGCCGCCCGTGGCCGGCTCGACGGTCACCTACGTCATGCAGGTTGTCAACTTCGGCCCGAGCACCGCTACCGACGCCCGATTCCAGGACATCTTCCCCACCGAACTGAGCGGTATGACCTGGACGGCCGTCGTGGCCGGCGGAGCCTCGGTTGCCAACGCCTCCGGTTCGGGCGACATTGACGAGTTGGTCACCGTCCCCCCGGGGGGGAGCGTGACCTATACCGCCACCGGGACGCTTGCCAACGACGCTACCGGCATCTCCAACTCGGCCCTCATCCAACCCGGCTTGGGCTTTACCGAGCTGAACGCGTCGAACAATCTCGACACCGTTACTGTCCCGGCGATCCGGATCGGCGACCTGGCCGTGCAGATCACTGATGGCAAGACGACTGCCGTCCCAGGCGAACAGAACACCTATACAGTCTCCCTGACCAATACCGGCCCCAGCGACGTGACCGGCGCCAGCCTGGTCATGCCCTTCCCCATCAGCTTTACCGGCGTGACCTGGTTGCTGACCAGCATGACCGGCGGGGCCACCGGTACGCCCAACGGCAGCGGTGCGTTGCTTTCGACCGTCGACCTGCCCGTGGGAAGCACGCTCACCTACACGGTCGTCGGCACAATCGCACCGTCCGCCACCGGGGTGCTGGAACTGTCCGCCTCACTGCGATCGGTGGGCGCGGGCGAGGTCCCTGACCCCGACCTGTCGAACAACCGCGCTGACGACTTGACAACGCTGACCCCGCAGGCGGAACTGATCGTCACCAACACCCACAACCAGGCGACGGTCGTGCCGGGAGTTGTCGATGGTCTGAGCTACACGATCACCGTGTCCAACACCGGGCCGAGCAACGCGCCGGACACCCGCATCGTCGATCGCCTCCCGGTTGACCTGGGGGGCATCACCTGGACAGCGATCTATACCGGAGGCGCCAGCGGTCCCGCCTCCGGGACTGGGCTGATCGACGAGCTGATAGACCTGCCGTCCGGCGCGACGGTTACCTACATCGCTGTGGGGACCGTGAATCCGGCCGCCCGAGGCAGCCTGGCCAACACGGTGACGGCCATCGCCGACACCTCGGTGACCGACCCTGACCTCGGCAACAACTCTGCGACCGACTCGGTCGACCTGACGCCGCAGGTCGAGCTGGCTGTGACGAAGACCGACGGCCAGGTCTCGGCGGTGCCCGGCACGATGGTTTCCTACACCATCGTTGTTTCCAACACGGGGCCCAGTTCCACCGTCAATGGGAGGCTCGTCGACCTGCTCCCGGCCGATTTGCAGAACCCGGGCTATACGGTGATCTCGGGCGGGACCGGTGCCGCCCGTGTGACCAGCCCCGGGAGCGGAACCGGCCACATCGACGAGCTATTCCTCCTTAACCCGGGCGGCACCCTGACCTTCACCGTCACGGGCCTCCTTGCTGCCTCGGCTCGAGGGACGCTCTCGAACACGGCGACGGTCAGTGCGGCGCTCGACGAGACCGAGACCGATCCTTCCAATAACTCGGCCACCGACACGTCCTCGATCACCCCCGCCGTCGACCTGTCGGTGACCAAGTCCGCCGCCGCCGGCCCGATCCGCGTAGGGGAATCGTTGACTTATACCGTCATCGTTTCAAATGCGGGTCCGAGTGATGCGACTAACATTCTCCTCCAGGACATGCTCCCGCCTGGGATGGTCTTCGTTTCTGCATCCGAGGGTTCGGCGTCGGAATCTGGCGGGGTTGTCAGCATCAACCTGGGCTCGATGGCCTCCGGCGACTCGACGACCATCACCCTCCTCGTTCGCCCGACGGCCGCCGGATCGACGACCAATACGGTTGTCGTGTCAGGCACCGAGCAGGACACCGATCCGACCAACGACTCGGCCTCGGTGGATGTCACTGTGCTGTGCAGCCGGATTGGGGCTGATTACGACGGCGACGGCGCGGAGGACCTGGCCCTCTACTCCTACGACCCCGTGGCCGGCAGAGGCCGGTTCGATATTTTGCTCTCCACCGGCGGCAGCCGCGTGGTGATGCTCGGAGGCGAGGGGGACATCCCGGTCGTCGGTGATTTCGACGGCGACCGGATCGCCGACCCGGCTGTCTTCCGGCCCAACGTCGATCTGAACGGCGACGGCAGTCCTGACGCTGCCGGCTGGTCGATTCTTCAGTCCTCCACCAATCAGACCCGCGAGGTCCTCTTCGGCGCCCCCAGCGGCATCGACCTTCCCGCGCCGGCCGATTACGACGGCGACGGGATAACCGACATCGCCACCTTCCGCCCCACCGCCACGGCCCTTGACCTGGCCAACTTTGATCCTGAAGGGGACGGGATCGGCGCGCAGTGGTTCCTGCTCCAATCGACCGCCGGGGCAACCCGTATTGAGTTCGGCGCGCCCAACTTCGCCGATCTGCCGGCACCGGCCGATTACGACGGGGACGGCGAGGCGGACATCGCCACCTTCCGCCCCTCCAGCGACCTGACCCCCGGTGCGGCCGAGTGGTTCATCCGTCCGTCGAGCAAACCGATGGCCGGCTACCGAGTCGCCTTCGGTGCCCCTGGCGGTGCGGACCTTGCCGTACCCCTGGACTACGACGGTGACTGTCTGGCCGACATCGCGACCTATCGCCCCCAGAGCGACCTGGTCTTCGGTGCGGCCGAGTGGTTCATCAGTCGTCCGGCTCAGGCGATCGTTCTCGGCAGCGCCGGTGAACTCGCCGCCCCGGGCGACTACGACGGCGACGGCCTCGCCGACCTCACCGTCTTCGACCGGGCCAGCTCGCGATGGCAAATCCGCCCATCGTCTGGCGGTGCGATCCGGGAGGAGACATTCGGCCCGTCGAGCATGACCGTGGTGGCCTCCTCTGTCGTCCCGGTCCTCGCCCCCTTGCCGACCCGGCTCCTCGCCTCGGGTACGGACGTGGGGCGATTCACGACTGCAGCTCAACGTGCCAATCGGCTTGAGGTGCTCGACCTGGCGCTCGCAGGTCTTGCGGAAACGGATCGACGAACCGGTTGA
- a CDS encoding cache domain-containing protein, with amino-acid sequence MNGSLIPNASRIAAVIAALVGIVLIAQVVALSGFAQAQRAEAVTEGEARVELIQLGLELVMNVVVGRATEVAEELARGSIDREVLLDRIREVSESEPYLLGMTVAFKPSEATGGRLDAPFYDRPLGRFLQIEDIYDYTSPDTKEAARWYREPLERGEAMWVSGFGEAADEPYVGYSIPVYSEGDDDRVKGRPIGVVNLAVSLHELNDLFNRRYVGRRGGGALIDERGRLLAFPVFDHVREGKPYAEVVAESGSRDLVVVQRLMQGGGSGVRRCRDSSVLPGRQPGWVFYRPVPGTGWSMAVAMFEADLIDGRDQWRRRSIGVLLNVVLLMGLGLAWSLTSGRTDTLRLWTISTTAALVLTVAIGLVWALSYRYGDPPQRRGVAVERVSIKDVEGLTEFLDEHRDRMADRHRDDARVIPTWLFLRSIVFEDAHAIRVGGMIWQRYPAEDREQLTRGVIFPNLDPDAESFELIERYRRPLEQGGELVAFAFRATVRGSFDYRAYPFDRQSLPIQLAHPEADRNVVLAPDLERYPYLQRGAGPGLNRPLEVPGWAVEGSGFSYTINTYNVEWSPNDEASNARVPVLQFEILLHRRFPTPFISHIVPILIVAVLLHGVLISSSFNERQRSSSGFSAFGVLETCGAFFFAIALMHIDLRRGLDLDVITYMEMIYLIAYLILLLVVLDALVFTTSDAVPWIEYRDNLLAKLLFWPTLLGLVLAATVWTFY; translated from the coding sequence ATGAATGGCTCTTTGATCCCAAACGCCTCCAGGATTGCGGCCGTGATCGCGGCCCTGGTGGGAATCGTGCTGATTGCCCAGGTCGTGGCGTTGTCTGGCTTTGCCCAGGCGCAACGGGCCGAAGCCGTCACTGAGGGGGAAGCGCGGGTGGAATTGATCCAGCTCGGCCTTGAGCTGGTCATGAACGTGGTCGTGGGCCGCGCGACCGAGGTCGCCGAAGAGCTGGCTCGGGGGTCGATCGACCGCGAGGTGCTGCTCGATCGCATTCGGGAGGTCAGCGAGTCGGAGCCGTACTTGCTGGGGATGACCGTCGCCTTCAAGCCCTCCGAGGCGACCGGTGGACGGCTCGACGCCCCGTTCTACGATCGGCCGCTCGGCCGCTTCCTCCAGATCGAGGACATCTACGACTACACCAGCCCCGATACGAAGGAGGCCGCCCGCTGGTACCGTGAGCCTCTGGAGCGCGGCGAGGCGATGTGGGTCTCGGGCTTCGGCGAGGCTGCCGATGAGCCCTACGTCGGCTACAGCATCCCCGTCTACTCGGAGGGGGACGACGATCGTGTAAAAGGGCGTCCGATCGGCGTCGTGAACCTGGCCGTCTCGTTGCACGAGCTCAACGACCTGTTTAACCGGCGATACGTCGGTCGAAGGGGAGGCGGCGCACTGATCGACGAGCGGGGCCGACTCTTGGCCTTTCCGGTCTTCGACCATGTCCGCGAGGGAAAGCCCTACGCCGAAGTCGTGGCCGAGTCGGGCAGCCGTGATCTGGTGGTCGTGCAGCGGCTGATGCAGGGCGGGGGCTCGGGGGTCAGGCGATGCCGCGACAGCTCGGTCCTCCCGGGACGGCAGCCAGGGTGGGTCTTCTACCGGCCCGTGCCCGGGACCGGCTGGTCGATGGCCGTCGCGATGTTCGAGGCCGACCTCATCGACGGTCGAGACCAGTGGCGACGGCGTTCCATCGGGGTGCTGCTCAATGTCGTCCTGCTCATGGGACTGGGTCTGGCCTGGTCGCTGACGTCGGGCCGGACAGACACGCTCAGGCTCTGGACAATCTCGACCACTGCCGCCCTCGTCTTGACCGTGGCCATCGGCCTGGTCTGGGCGCTCTCCTATCGCTACGGGGATCCTCCCCAGCGGCGAGGAGTCGCTGTCGAACGCGTCTCGATCAAGGACGTTGAGGGGCTCACCGAGTTCCTGGATGAGCACCGCGATCGGATGGCCGATCGCCACAGGGATGACGCCAGGGTCATCCCCACCTGGCTGTTTCTCCGGTCGATCGTCTTCGAAGACGCCCACGCGATCCGTGTTGGTGGCATGATCTGGCAACGCTATCCCGCAGAAGACCGTGAGCAGCTGACCCGCGGTGTCATCTTCCCGAACCTGGATCCGGACGCCGAGTCCTTCGAGCTGATCGAACGCTATCGCCGCCCCTTGGAGCAGGGGGGAGAGCTTGTCGCTTTCGCCTTCCGGGCCACGGTACGGGGATCGTTCGACTATCGGGCCTATCCCTTTGACCGCCAGTCGCTGCCAATCCAGCTCGCCCACCCCGAGGCCGATCGCAACGTCGTGCTTGCCCCCGATCTGGAACGCTATCCCTATTTGCAGCGAGGCGCCGGACCGGGCCTGAACCGGCCGTTGGAAGTCCCAGGCTGGGCGGTCGAGGGAAGCGGCTTTTCCTATACGATCAACACCTACAATGTCGAGTGGTCCCCAAATGACGAGGCCAGCAATGCCCGGGTTCCAGTTCTCCAGTTCGAGATCCTGCTGCACCGCAGGTTCCCCACTCCCTTCATCTCGCACATCGTGCCGATCCTGATCGTCGCGGTGCTGCTGCACGGGGTGCTCATCAGCTCCAGCTTCAACGAGCGGCAGCGCAGCAGCTCTGGCTTCAGTGCCTTCGGCGTGCTGGAGACCTGCGGAGCCTTCTTCTTCGCCATCGCTCTGATGCACATCGACCTCCGACGCGGTCTGGATCTCGACGTGATCACCTATATGGAGATGATCTACCTGATCGCCTATCTCATCCTCCTGCTCGTCGTGCTCGATGCCCTGGTCTTCACCACGAGCGACGCAGTCCCGTGGATCGAGTACCGCGACAACCTTCTGGCCAAGCTTCTCTTCTGGCCAACGCTCCTCGGCCTCGTCCTGGCGGCGACGGTTTGGACGTTCTATTGA
- a CDS encoding type II TA system antitoxin MqsA family protein: MMAPRKCSGCRERAVRPEVLDVYRAEIEHDGRKYTVEVPCLAVLKCQACGELVLDDDADERVIDALREAAGLLKPAEIRLHRKELKLTQEQLAGLLSIAESTLSRWETGTQIQQRSMDRMLRAFFEVPELRKFFGAPEHTWRGEAEIVYQDEFQLTRSEHMGFWSAAKQPVVHCLPERTVKVSATGQEGMAA, from the coding sequence ATGATGGCACCTAGAAAGTGCAGTGGTTGCCGCGAGCGCGCCGTCAGGCCGGAGGTGCTCGACGTTTATCGTGCTGAAATCGAGCACGACGGCAGGAAGTACACAGTCGAGGTGCCCTGTCTCGCCGTGCTGAAGTGCCAGGCTTGCGGAGAGTTGGTCCTGGATGATGACGCGGACGAGCGGGTGATCGATGCCCTCCGCGAGGCCGCCGGCCTGCTCAAACCGGCCGAAATTCGGCTTCACCGCAAAGAGCTAAAATTGACTCAGGAACAACTCGCCGGCCTTCTGAGCATCGCTGAGTCGACGCTCTCACGGTGGGAGACTGGGACGCAGATCCAGCAGCGGAGTATGGACCGGATGCTCAGGGCATTCTTTGAAGTCCCCGAGCTGCGGAAGTTCTTCGGCGCGCCGGAACATACATGGCGAGGTGAGGCCGAGATCGTGTATCAGGATGAGTTCCAGCTGACTCGGTCGGAACACATGGGATTCTGGTCCGCCGCGAAGCAGCCCGTTGTGCACTGCTTGCCGGAACGGACGGTGAAGGTTAGCGCGACCGGTCAAGAGGGGATGGCCGCGTGA